Proteins co-encoded in one Acidovorax sp. 69 genomic window:
- the petA gene encoding ubiquinol-cytochrome c reductase iron-sulfur subunit, with translation MPLTRCSTTAPLMGRDSPHDTERRQMVMLTAAAGCVAAAGVAVPLVSSFAPSERARAMGASVDVDISDLPPGGVKTAEWRGKPVWILRRTPEMLAGLPQQDAALADPASRKDQQPEYARNPLRSIRPEVFVAVGICTHLGCSPTAVPAGTANPSVGDHWQGGFFCPCHGSTFDLAGRVFKNKPAPTNLEVPPHRYVSDTQLRIGDDTV, from the coding sequence ATGCCCCTCACCAGATGCTCCACGACTGCCCCTCTGATGGGCCGTGACAGCCCCCACGATACCGAGCGCCGCCAGATGGTGATGCTGACCGCCGCCGCTGGCTGCGTGGCCGCGGCTGGAGTCGCCGTGCCGCTGGTGTCCAGCTTTGCGCCCAGCGAACGCGCTCGGGCCATGGGCGCCAGCGTGGACGTAGATATCAGCGACCTGCCCCCCGGTGGCGTCAAAACTGCAGAGTGGCGTGGCAAGCCCGTGTGGATCCTGAGGCGCACCCCTGAAATGCTGGCGGGCCTCCCCCAGCAGGACGCGGCGCTGGCCGACCCGGCTTCACGCAAGGATCAACAGCCCGAATACGCGCGCAACCCGCTGCGCTCGATCCGACCCGAGGTGTTTGTCGCTGTAGGCATCTGCACCCATCTGGGTTGCTCGCCCACCGCCGTTCCGGCAGGCACGGCCAACCCCAGCGTGGGCGACCATTGGCAAGGCGGCTTCTTTTGCCCTTGTCACGGCTCCACCTTCGACCTGGCAGGCCGTGTTTTCAAGAACAAGCCCGCGCCCACCAACTTGGAGGTTCCGCCACACCGCTATGTGTCCGACACCCAGTTGCGCATTGGGGACGATACGGTCTGA
- a CDS encoding LysR family transcriptional regulator: MRELNLDRLRTLVTISDLGSFAEAARFLHLAPPTVSLHIADLEALVGAPLLVRKRGEVKPSGVGELLVERARRLLADADEVMDLVQRQVQGLAGRVRLGASTGAIAHLLPQALEVLGEEHPGIDVQVQVLTSPEAMARLASGALDIGLVALPQGAVRGVTVLQWRRDPVMAFVPSSWALPRRITPRWLAHQPLILNDEGTSLSRLTTEWFALAAEHPKARIQLNYNDAVKSLVAAGYGATLLPHEALSAAPLDPRIRMLPLQPRLWRPLGVAHRTGPVERAIQHVLDVLWQQTQV, encoded by the coding sequence ATGCGCGAACTCAATCTCGACCGGCTGCGCACGCTGGTCACCATTTCCGACCTGGGCTCCTTTGCCGAGGCAGCCCGCTTTTTGCACCTGGCGCCGCCCACGGTGAGTCTGCACATTGCAGATCTAGAGGCTCTCGTGGGGGCTCCTTTGCTGGTGCGAAAGCGGGGCGAGGTAAAGCCGTCCGGGGTGGGCGAGTTGCTGGTCGAGCGTGCCCGGCGCCTTCTGGCGGATGCGGATGAGGTGATGGATCTGGTGCAACGGCAGGTTCAGGGGCTGGCCGGGCGTGTGCGCCTGGGCGCATCCACGGGGGCCATTGCGCACCTGCTGCCCCAGGCGCTGGAAGTGCTGGGCGAGGAGCATCCCGGGATCGACGTGCAGGTGCAGGTGCTGACCTCGCCAGAAGCCATGGCACGGCTGGCCAGCGGGGCGCTGGACATAGGCCTGGTGGCGCTGCCTCAAGGGGCTGTGCGGGGCGTGACCGTGTTGCAGTGGCGTCGGGACCCGGTCATGGCGTTTGTGCCGTCGTCATGGGCATTGCCTCGGCGGATCACCCCCCGTTGGCTGGCACACCAGCCGCTGATCCTGAATGACGAAGGCACCAGCCTGTCGCGCCTGACCACTGAGTGGTTCGCGTTGGCAGCCGAGCACCCCAAGGCCCGCATCCAACTGAACTACAACGATGCCGTCAAGAGCCTGGTGGCCGCTGGGTACGGGGCGACGCTGTTGCCTCACGAGGCGCTATCCGCAGCGCCACTGGACCCCCGTATCCGCATGCTGCCACTACAGCCCAGGCTTTGGCGGCCCCTGGGTGTTGCGCACCGTACCGGCCCGGTAGAGCGTGCGATCCAGCATGTGCTGGACGTGCTGTGGCAGCAAACGCAGGTCTGA
- the argC gene encoding N-acetyl-gamma-glutamyl-phosphate reductase produces MTHHPLVFIDGDQGTTGLQIHERLRDRSDLRLLTLAADERKNTALRAEAVNACDIAILCLPDAAAREAAAAVVNPAVRVIDASSAHRTDPQWVYGFPEMGAAQSARIAGAHRVSNPGCYPTGAIGLLHPLVKAGLIGAHTPITIHAVSGYSGGGRARVEEHEGPAEKSAPAFQLYGLKLDHKHTPEIAQHAGLWQRPFFLPAYGSFRQGIALTIPLLLSHCPPGISGDDLRACLQQHYANAACVEVMDSARTESTEHLDPQAMNGTNQLRLGVFSNAQHGQVLLTAVFDNLGKGASGAAVQNLDLMLGQLAG; encoded by the coding sequence ATGACCCACCATCCGCTTGTTTTCATCGACGGCGATCAAGGCACTACCGGCCTGCAGATCCATGAGCGCCTGCGCGACCGGTCTGACCTGCGCCTGCTGACCCTGGCCGCCGACGAACGCAAAAATACCGCCCTGCGTGCCGAAGCGGTCAATGCCTGCGACATCGCCATCCTGTGCCTGCCCGATGCCGCTGCGCGCGAGGCCGCGGCCGCCGTCGTCAACCCCGCTGTGCGCGTGATCGATGCCAGCTCGGCGCACCGCACAGACCCGCAGTGGGTGTACGGCTTTCCCGAGATGGGAGCCGCACAGTCCGCGCGCATTGCGGGGGCACACCGTGTGAGCAACCCTGGCTGCTACCCCACGGGCGCCATCGGTTTGCTGCACCCGTTGGTAAAAGCAGGGCTGATTGGCGCCCACACACCCATCACCATCCATGCGGTGTCGGGGTATTCAGGTGGCGGGCGCGCACGGGTGGAAGAACATGAAGGACCTGCCGAAAAATCGGCGCCTGCTTTTCAGCTGTATGGGCTGAAACTGGATCACAAACACACGCCAGAGATCGCACAACACGCCGGCTTGTGGCAACGCCCATTTTTTCTGCCGGCGTATGGATCGTTCCGCCAGGGCATTGCGTTGACCATCCCTTTGCTTCTTTCGCATTGTCCGCCGGGCATCAGCGGCGATGATTTGCGCGCATGCCTGCAACAGCACTACGCAAACGCAGCCTGCGTGGAAGTCATGGACTCAGCACGCACAGAGTCCACAGAACACCTGGACCCACAGGCCATGAACGGCACCAACCAGTTGCGGCTGGGCGTTTTCAGCAACGCGCAGCACGGGCAAGTGCTGCTGACAGCCGTGTTCGACAACCTGGGCAAGGGGGCCTCGGGGGCTGCAGTGCAGAACCTGGACCTGATGCTGGGTCAGCTTGCTGGGTAG
- a CDS encoding DUF4148 domain-containing protein, which translates to MNKTARFLSIAAVAAFASFGAQADEADASQFATKFETSRTRAEVAAEAATVAQTRSIEPAGSRVVTYKSTADRAAVRAQAAEALRTGQIPSGEFSAM; encoded by the coding sequence ATGAACAAGACTGCACGTTTCCTCTCCATCGCCGCTGTGGCCGCTTTCGCTTCTTTTGGCGCACAAGCCGACGAAGCCGATGCTTCGCAATTTGCCACCAAGTTTGAAACCAGCCGCACCCGCGCTGAAGTGGCTGCTGAAGCCGCTACGGTCGCCCAGACCCGTTCCATCGAGCCTGCTGGCTCGCGTGTCGTGACTTACAAGTCCACGGCTGACCGCGCTGCGGTGCGTGCCCAGGCTGCTGAAGCTCTGCGCACCGGCCAGATCCCTTCGGGCGAATTCAGCGCCATGTAA
- a CDS encoding DUF4148 domain-containing protein: MNNTARFLSIAAVAAFASFGAQADEADASQFATKFETNRTRAEVAAEAATVAQTRSIEPAGSRVVTYKSTADRAAVRAQAADAVRTGQIPSGERG; this comes from the coding sequence ATGAACAACACCGCACGTTTCCTCTCCATCGCCGCTGTCGCCGCTTTCGCTTCTTTTGGTGCCCAGGCCGACGAGGCCGATGCTTCGCAATTTGCCACCAAGTTTGAAACCAACCGCACCCGCGCTGAAGTGGCTGCTGAAGCCGCTACCGTGGCCCAGACCCGCTCCATCGAGCCTGCTGGCTCGCGTGTCGTGACTTACAAGTCCACGGCTGACCGCGCTGCGGTGCGTGCCCAGGCTGCTGACGCTGTGCGTACTGGCCAGATCCCTTCGGGCGAGCGCGGTTGA
- a CDS encoding co-chaperone GroES — translation MNLRPLHDRVIVKRIESETTTASGIVIPDNAAEKPDQGEVLAVGPGKKNDKGEVLALNVKVGDRVLFGKYSGQTVKVNGDELLVMKEDDLFAVVEK, via the coding sequence ATGAACCTTCGCCCTCTGCACGATCGCGTGATCGTCAAGCGTATCGAAAGCGAAACCACGACCGCCTCGGGCATCGTGATCCCTGACAACGCCGCTGAAAAGCCCGATCAAGGTGAAGTGCTGGCCGTCGGCCCAGGCAAGAAGAACGACAAGGGTGAAGTGCTCGCCCTGAACGTCAAGGTCGGTGACCGCGTTCTGTTCGGCAAGTACTCGGGCCAGACCGTCAAGGTCAACGGCGACGAGCTGCTGGTCATGAAGGAAGACGATCTGTTCGCAGTCGTCGAGAAGTAA
- the groL gene encoding chaperonin GroEL (60 kDa chaperone family; promotes refolding of misfolded polypeptides especially under stressful conditions; forms two stacked rings of heptamers to form a barrel-shaped 14mer; ends can be capped by GroES; misfolded proteins enter the barrel where they are refolded when GroES binds), whose protein sequence is MAAKDVVFGGEARARMVEGVNILANAVKVTLGPKGRNVVLERSFGAPTVTKDGVSVAKEIELKDKLQNMGAQLVKEVASKTSDNAGDGTTTATVLAQAIVREGFKYVAAGINPMDLKRGIDKAVAALVIELKKASKPTTTSKEIAQVGSISANSDETIGKLIADAMDKVGKEGVITVEDGKSLDSELDVVEGMQFDRGYLSPYFINNPEKQSAILDNPFVLLFDKKISNIRDLLPTLEQVAKAGRPLLIIAEEVDGEALATLVVNTIRGILKVVAVKAPGFGDRRKAMLEDIAILTGGKVIAEEVGLTLEKVTLADLGQAKRIEVGKENTIIIDGAGAAADIEARVKQVRVQIEEATSDYDREKLQERVAKLAGGVAVIKVGAATEVEMKEKKARVEDALHATRAAVEEGVVAGGGVALLRAKQAVGNSIKGDNADQDHGIALVLKAIEAPLREIVNNAGGEASVVVNAVLAGKGNFGFNAANDTYGDMLELGILDPTKVTRTALQNAASVSSLLLTTECMVADAPKDEAGAGGGMPDMGGMGGMGGMGM, encoded by the coding sequence ATGGCAGCAAAAGACGTAGTTTTCGGCGGCGAAGCCCGCGCTCGCATGGTTGAAGGCGTGAACATCCTGGCCAACGCGGTCAAGGTCACGCTGGGCCCTAAGGGTCGCAATGTGGTGCTGGAGCGCTCGTTCGGCGCCCCCACCGTGACCAAGGACGGTGTGTCCGTGGCCAAGGAAATCGAACTCAAGGACAAGCTGCAAAACATGGGCGCCCAGCTCGTGAAGGAAGTGGCCTCCAAGACCAGCGACAACGCTGGTGACGGCACCACCACCGCTACGGTGCTGGCACAAGCCATCGTTCGCGAAGGCTTCAAGTACGTGGCCGCCGGTATCAACCCGATGGACCTGAAGCGCGGTATCGACAAGGCTGTTGCAGCCCTGGTGATCGAGCTGAAGAAGGCTTCCAAGCCCACGACCACCTCCAAGGAAATCGCCCAAGTGGGTTCGATCTCCGCCAATTCCGACGAAACCATCGGCAAGCTGATCGCTGACGCCATGGACAAGGTTGGCAAGGAAGGCGTGATTACTGTGGAAGACGGCAAGTCCCTCGACTCCGAACTGGACGTCGTGGAAGGCATGCAGTTTGACCGCGGCTACCTGTCGCCCTACTTCATCAACAACCCAGAAAAGCAATCCGCCATTCTGGACAACCCCTTCGTGCTGCTGTTCGACAAGAAGATCAGCAACATCCGCGACCTGCTGCCTACGCTGGAGCAAGTGGCCAAGGCTGGCCGTCCGCTGCTGATCATTGCCGAAGAAGTTGATGGCGAAGCCCTGGCTACGCTGGTGGTCAACACGATTCGCGGCATCCTGAAGGTGGTGGCTGTGAAGGCTCCTGGCTTCGGCGACCGTCGCAAGGCCATGCTGGAAGACATCGCCATCCTGACGGGCGGCAAGGTCATCGCTGAAGAAGTGGGCCTGACCCTGGAAAAGGTCACGCTGGCCGATCTGGGCCAAGCCAAGCGCATCGAAGTGGGCAAGGAAAACACCATCATCATCGACGGCGCTGGCGCTGCTGCTGACATCGAAGCCCGCGTCAAGCAAGTGCGCGTGCAGATCGAAGAAGCCACGTCCGACTACGACCGCGAAAAGCTGCAAGAACGCGTGGCCAAGCTGGCCGGCGGTGTGGCAGTGATCAAGGTCGGCGCTGCCACCGAAGTCGAAATGAAGGAAAAGAAGGCCCGCGTGGAAGACGCACTGCACGCCACGCGCGCAGCGGTGGAAGAAGGCGTTGTGGCTGGTGGCGGCGTGGCCCTGCTGCGTGCCAAGCAAGCCGTTGGCAACTCCATCAAGGGTGACAACGCTGACCAGGACCACGGCATTGCCCTGGTGCTCAAGGCCATCGAAGCGCCTCTGCGCGAAATCGTGAACAACGCCGGCGGCGAAGCCTCGGTGGTGGTGAACGCTGTGTTGGCCGGCAAGGGCAACTTCGGCTTCAACGCAGCCAACGACACGTACGGCGACATGCTCGAACTGGGCATTCTGGACCCCACGAAGGTCACCCGCACGGCTCTGCAAAACGCCGCTTCGGTGTCTTCGCTGCTGTTGACGACCGAGTGCATGGTTGCTGACGCCCCCAAGGACGAAGCCGGCGCTGGCGGCGGCATGCCTGACATGGGCGGCATGGGTGGTATGGGCGGCATGGGCATGTAA
- a CDS encoding DUF805 domain-containing protein, which yields MDFVSAVKSCFAQYAGFSGRAPRSEFWWFALFQFGVLVIATMISQVLYGIAALALLLPALAVGARRLHDIGRSGWWQLLSLTGIGTLVLIYWWVQPSGE from the coding sequence ATGGATTTTGTTTCGGCTGTCAAAAGCTGCTTTGCGCAGTACGCAGGGTTTTCGGGCCGTGCGCCGCGTTCCGAGTTCTGGTGGTTTGCTTTGTTCCAGTTCGGGGTGCTGGTGATTGCCACCATGATCAGTCAGGTGCTTTATGGCATTGCCGCGCTGGCACTGCTGCTGCCGGCGCTGGCCGTGGGGGCTCGCCGCTTGCATGACATTGGCCGCTCTGGCTGGTGGCAACTGCTGTCGCTCACCGGTATCGGCACCCTGGTGCTGATTTACTGGTGGGTGCAACCCAGCGGTGAGTAA
- the eda gene encoding bifunctional 4-hydroxy-2-oxoglutarate aldolase/2-dehydro-3-deoxy-phosphogluconate aldolase yields the protein MAVTPSSSSMSPLDIASHGPVIPVIVIDRVEDALPLAEALLAGGVKVLEVTLRTAAGLPAIEAIARKLPEAVVGVGTVLNADDARRASEAGARFAVSPGYTSEVGSACKGLGLPLLPGVATSSEIMAALADGFSFLKLFPAEAVGGIPLLKSWASPFGQVSFCPTGGITNTTAPNYLALPNVRCVGGSWLTPADAVRAGDWARITQLALATQALRAAA from the coding sequence ATGGCTGTGACCCCATCCTCTTCCTCCATGAGCCCGCTGGACATCGCCAGTCACGGCCCGGTCATCCCGGTCATCGTGATTGACCGCGTGGAAGACGCGCTGCCCCTGGCCGAGGCCTTGCTGGCCGGTGGCGTGAAAGTGCTGGAAGTAACGCTGCGCACGGCTGCGGGCCTGCCGGCCATCGAAGCCATTGCGCGCAAGCTGCCGGAGGCGGTGGTGGGCGTGGGCACGGTGCTGAACGCCGACGATGCCCGCCGCGCCAGCGAGGCCGGCGCGCGCTTTGCCGTGAGCCCCGGCTATACGTCTGAGGTGGGCAGTGCCTGCAAGGGCTTGGGCCTTCCGCTGTTGCCGGGCGTGGCCACGTCCAGTGAGATCATGGCGGCGCTGGCTGACGGGTTTTCGTTCCTCAAGCTCTTCCCGGCCGAGGCCGTGGGTGGCATCCCGCTGCTCAAGTCCTGGGCCAGCCCGTTTGGGCAGGTGAGCTTTTGCCCCACGGGCGGCATTACCAACACCACCGCACCCAACTACCTGGCGCTGCCCAACGTGCGTTGTGTGGGGGGCTCTTGGCTCACGCCCGCCGACGCGGTGCGTGCGGGCGACTGGGCGCGCATCACCCAACTGGCACTCGCCACGCAGGCACTGCGCGCGGCGGCCTGA
- the edd gene encoding phosphogluconate dehydratase: MHPVVARVTDRIVQRSADTRAAYLDTVDTMIARKPAQDRMGCANLAHAYAALPGADKFKVTVEKAPNIGVVTAYNDMLSAHQPYQSYPAILRDEAAKHGATAQVAGGVPAMCDGVTQGTPGMELSLFSRDAIAMATAVALSHDVFDGALLLGVCDKIVPGLLIGALHYGHLPCVFVPAGPMGTGLSNKDKSKVREQYAQGLVGRDELLKAESAAYHSPGTCTFYGTANSNQMLLEAMGLHVPGAAFAPPGTEEREAFTRQAVRTVLDIDKRGARFTPIGKLVDERCIVNAMVALLATGGSTNHLIHWVAVARSAGILIDWTDFDELSSAVPLLARVYPNGDADVNQFQAAGGPAWILRELLAGGFMHPDVMSVNAGGIAAGGQGAPVQSGDDSVLRPVSKPFSPTGGLRLLQGRLGRAVIKVSAVPEDRHIIEAPARVFDSQEALLAAFSAGEVQQDMVAVVRFQGPQANGMPELHKLTPPLAVLQNQGFKVALVTDGRMSGASGKVPAAIHVTPEAMAGGPLAKVLDGDIVRVDAVAGTLDVLVDEATWAARTPAPYTAPPATGFGRELFTNFRRHAGGAEQGACTWL, from the coding sequence ATGCATCCAGTTGTAGCGCGCGTGACCGACCGCATTGTCCAGCGCAGCGCAGACACCCGCGCAGCCTACCTCGACACCGTAGACACCATGATCGCCCGCAAGCCCGCGCAAGACCGCATGGGCTGCGCCAACCTGGCCCACGCCTATGCCGCGCTGCCCGGCGCAGACAAGTTCAAGGTCACGGTCGAAAAGGCCCCCAACATCGGTGTGGTCACGGCCTACAACGACATGCTGTCGGCCCATCAGCCTTACCAGAGCTACCCCGCCATCCTGCGCGACGAAGCCGCCAAGCACGGTGCGACGGCGCAGGTGGCTGGCGGCGTGCCCGCCATGTGCGACGGCGTGACGCAGGGCACGCCCGGCATGGAGTTGTCGCTGTTCTCCCGCGATGCCATTGCCATGGCCACTGCGGTAGCGCTGTCCCACGACGTGTTCGATGGCGCGCTGCTGCTGGGCGTGTGCGACAAGATCGTGCCGGGCCTGTTGATCGGCGCACTGCACTACGGCCACCTGCCCTGCGTGTTTGTGCCCGCAGGCCCCATGGGCACAGGCCTGTCGAACAAGGATAAATCCAAGGTGCGCGAGCAGTACGCGCAAGGGCTGGTGGGGCGCGACGAACTTCTGAAAGCTGAATCGGCCGCATACCACAGCCCCGGCACCTGCACGTTTTACGGCACGGCCAACAGCAACCAGATGCTGCTCGAAGCCATGGGCCTGCATGTGCCCGGTGCGGCCTTTGCACCGCCCGGCACCGAAGAGCGCGAAGCCTTCACGCGCCAGGCCGTGCGCACGGTGCTCGACATCGATAAGCGCGGCGCCCGCTTTACCCCCATTGGCAAGCTGGTGGACGAGCGCTGCATCGTCAATGCCATGGTGGCCCTGCTGGCCACGGGGGGCTCTACCAACCACCTGATCCACTGGGTTGCCGTGGCGCGCAGCGCCGGCATCTTGATCGATTGGACGGATTTTGATGAGCTGTCGTCCGCCGTGCCGTTGCTGGCCCGCGTGTATCCCAATGGCGATGCCGACGTGAACCAGTTCCAGGCCGCAGGCGGCCCCGCGTGGATCTTGCGCGAATTGCTGGCGGGCGGCTTCATGCACCCCGATGTAATGAGCGTGAATGCCGGTGGCATTGCCGCAGGCGGGCAGGGTGCCCCGGTGCAGTCGGGCGACGACAGCGTGCTGCGCCCGGTGTCCAAGCCCTTCTCGCCCACGGGTGGCCTGCGCCTGCTGCAAGGCCGACTGGGCCGCGCGGTGATCAAGGTGTCTGCCGTGCCGGAAGACCGCCACATCATCGAAGCACCCGCACGCGTATTCGATTCGCAAGAGGCCCTGCTCGCCGCCTTCAGTGCGGGCGAGGTGCAGCAAGACATGGTCGCCGTGGTGCGCTTTCAGGGGCCGCAGGCCAATGGTATGCCCGAGCTGCACAAGCTCACGCCGCCTCTGGCCGTGCTGCAGAACCAGGGCTTCAAGGTGGCACTGGTCACAGACGGCCGCATGAGTGGCGCATCGGGCAAGGTGCCCGCCGCCATCCACGTCACGCCCGAGGCAATGGCCGGTGGCCCGCTGGCCAAGGTGCTGGACGGCGACATCGTGCGGGTCGATGCCGTGGCGGGCACGCTGGACGTGTTGGTGGATGAAGCCACCTGGGCCGCACGCACTCCGGCACCGTACACCGCACCCCCCGCCACCGGCTTTGGCCGGGAACTGTTTACCAACTTTCGCCGCCATGCTGGCGGTGCCGAACAAGGAGCCTGCACATGGCTGTGA
- a CDS encoding SMP-30/gluconolactonase/LRE family protein, whose product MPLQTLPLPPSELGESPFWHPVEKALYWCDIQGQVVHVWEPDSGRHRQWSMPSEPGCCAPIAGGGLVIGLRNGLYRLDTAKDSGGPTALTCLALLPPEQHDTAVLRLNDGRCDTAGRFWAGSVIAPRTAPNAALWCLQADASSATGYSLRHMAGDNFTANGLAFSPDNRTMYWSNTPEHRIDQFDFEVTTGAITNRRPWVQFDRKVEGQPYGGRPDGAAVDVEGNYWVAMYEGACVLQLSPAGEVLQRIAVPVQCPTMVCFGGKDLRTLFITSARAGRPAQEQQAATPAGSMFSLQAGVGGLPVNFFALVNRK is encoded by the coding sequence ATGCCCCTGCAAACACTGCCCCTGCCGCCGTCCGAACTGGGCGAATCACCCTTCTGGCATCCCGTCGAAAAAGCCCTTTACTGGTGTGACATCCAAGGGCAGGTGGTGCATGTGTGGGAGCCGGACAGCGGGCGCCACCGCCAATGGTCCATGCCCAGCGAACCGGGCTGCTGCGCCCCCATCGCAGGCGGCGGTTTGGTAATTGGGTTACGGAACGGATTATATCGGCTGGATACGGCGAAGGACAGCGGCGGCCCCACCGCCCTCACCTGCCTGGCCCTGCTGCCGCCCGAGCAGCACGACACCGCAGTGCTACGCCTGAACGATGGCCGCTGCGACACCGCAGGCCGCTTCTGGGCAGGCTCCGTCATCGCGCCCCGCACCGCACCGAATGCCGCGTTGTGGTGCCTACAGGCCGATGCCAGCAGTGCCACGGGCTACAGCTTGCGCCACATGGCGGGCGACAACTTCACCGCCAACGGCCTGGCCTTCAGCCCCGACAACCGCACGATGTATTGGTCCAACACACCCGAGCACCGCATCGACCAGTTCGACTTTGAGGTGACCACGGGCGCAATCACCAACCGCCGCCCCTGGGTGCAGTTTGACCGCAAGGTAGAGGGACAGCCTTATGGCGGGCGGCCCGATGGCGCGGCGGTGGATGTGGAGGGGAACTACTGGGTGGCGATGTACGAAGGCGCTTGTGTGTTGCAACTCTCGCCAGCAGGTGAGGTGCTGCAGCGCATTGCGGTGCCGGTGCAGTGCCCGACCATGGTGTGTTTTGGGGGAAAGGATCTGCGGACACTGTTCATTACGTCGGCGCGAGCGGGGAGGCCTGCTCAAGAACAGCAAGCAGCAACCCCTGCAGGGTCCATGTTCAGTCTGCAAGCAGGGGTGGGCGGACTGCCGGTCAATTTTTTTGCGCTGGTCAATCGCAAGTAG
- a CDS encoding AGE family epimerase/isomerase, whose protein sequence is MSAPLPDFRSPAFLRQHLQDTMAFYSPVAADPTGGQYHFFLDDGTVYNARARHLVSATRFVVTHAMLYRTTGEARYQAGMRHALTFLRTAFLDPATGGYAWLIDWQDGRTTVQDATRHCYGMAFVMLAYARAYEAGVPEARAWLAEAFETAEQHFWQPAAGLYADEASPEWQVTSYRGQNANMHACEAMISAFRATGERRYIERAEQLAQGICQRQAALSTRALAPAAEGWVWEHFHADWSVDWDYNRHDGSNIFRPWGYQIGHQTEWAKLLLQLDALLPAEWHVPCAQRLFDTAVERGWDAEHGGLYYGMAPDGSICDDGKYHWVQAESMAAAAVLAVRTGDERYWLWYDRIWAYCWTHFVDHEHGAWFRILHRNNRNTTREKSNAGKVDYHNMGACYDVLGMLSGG, encoded by the coding sequence ATGAGCGCGCCCCTGCCAGACTTTCGTTCCCCCGCCTTCCTGCGCCAGCACCTGCAGGACACCATGGCGTTCTACTCCCCCGTGGCCGCCGACCCCACTGGCGGTCAGTACCACTTCTTCCTCGACGACGGCACGGTCTACAACGCGCGCGCGCGCCACCTCGTCAGCGCCACACGTTTTGTGGTCACGCACGCCATGCTCTACCGCACCACGGGGGAGGCGCGTTATCAGGCGGGCATGCGGCACGCGCTCACGTTCCTGCGCACCGCGTTTCTCGACCCTGCCACGGGCGGCTACGCCTGGCTGATCGACTGGCAGGATGGCCGCACCACCGTGCAAGACGCCACGCGCCACTGCTACGGCATGGCCTTTGTGATGCTGGCGTATGCCCGCGCTTACGAGGCCGGAGTGCCCGAGGCCCGCGCTTGGCTGGCTGAGGCTTTTGAAACTGCCGAACAGCACTTCTGGCAACCTGCCGCAGGCCTGTATGCCGACGAGGCAAGCCCCGAGTGGCAGGTGACCAGCTACCGAGGCCAGAACGCCAACATGCACGCCTGCGAGGCCATGATTTCGGCCTTCCGCGCTACGGGCGAGCGTCGTTACATCGAGCGTGCCGAACAACTCGCGCAAGGTATCTGCCAGCGGCAGGCCGCGTTGTCCACCCGCGCCCTTGCGCCCGCTGCCGAAGGTTGGGTGTGGGAGCACTTCCATGCCGACTGGTCCGTGGACTGGGACTACAACCGCCATGACGGCAGCAACATCTTCCGCCCCTGGGGCTACCAGATCGGCCACCAGACCGAATGGGCCAAGCTGCTGCTGCAACTCGACGCCTTGCTGCCCGCCGAATGGCACGTGCCGTGTGCGCAGCGCCTGTTCGATACCGCTGTGGAGCGGGGCTGGGATGCCGAACACGGCGGCCTGTACTACGGCATGGCGCCCGACGGCAGCATCTGCGACGACGGCAAATACCACTGGGTGCAGGCCGAGAGCATGGCGGCTGCAGCGGTGCTGGCTGTGCGCACGGGCGATGAGCGCTACTGGCTGTGGTACGACCGCATCTGGGCCTACTGCTGGACCCACTTTGTGGACCACGAACATGGCGCGTGGTTTCGCATCCTGCACCGCAACAACCGCAACACCACCCGCGAGAAGAGCAACGCGGGGAAGGTGGACTATCACAACATGGGGGCGTGTTATGACGTGTTGGGAATGTTGAGCGGGGGATAA